Proteins from a single region of Chlorocebus sabaeus isolate Y175 chromosome 25, mChlSab1.0.hap1, whole genome shotgun sequence:
- the LOC140710224 gene encoding uncharacterized protein, translating to MLCHSDSSAPSTGWSVTLAIPTVFFVVTEQETKVPKKTVIIEETITTVVKSPRGQRRSSSKSPSRSPSRCSASPLRPGLLAPDLLYLPGAGQPRRPEAEPGRKPVVPTLYVTEAEAHSPALPRLLGSQPKWLEVEETIEVQVKKMGPQGVSPTREVPRSSSGHLFTLPGATPGGDPNSNNSNNKLLAQETWAQGTAMVSVREPLLFRVDARGSVDWAASDVGSLELEDTGVTLEEECTMEEAGEEEGEDGDAFVMEESQDTHSLGDRDPKILTHNGRVLTLADLEDYVPGEGETFCCGGPGPSAPDDPPCEVSVIQREIGEPTVGQPVLLSVGHALGPRGTLGLFRPELRGASPPGPQVRSLEGTSFLLREAPAQPVGSAPWTQSFCTRIRRSVDSGQCSFTTELSTQTINFGTVGETVTLHICPDKDGDEGAQP from the exons ATGCTGTGCCACTCAGATAGCTCAGCCCCCAGCACTGGCTGGTCTGTAACCCTCGCTATTCCGACTGTTTTCTTTGTAGTCACTGAGCAAGAGACTAAAGTCCCCAAGAAAACCGTCATCAT agAAGAGACCATCACCACTGTGGTGAAGAGCCCACGTGGCCAACGACGGTCCTCCAGCAAGTCCCCCTCCCGCTCACCTTCCCGCTGCTCTGCCAGCCCGCTGAGGCCGGGCCTACTGGCCCCTGACCTGCTGTACCTGCCAGGGGCTGGCCAGCCCCGCAGGCCTGAGGCAGAGCCAGGCCGGAAGCCCGTGGTGCCCACACTGTACGTGACAGAGGCCGAGGCCCACTCTCCAGCTCTGCCCAGACTCTTGGGGTCCCAGCCCAAGTGGTTGGAGGTGGAGGAGACCATTGAAGTCCAGGTGAAGAAGATGGGCCCGCAGGGTGTGTCTCCCACCAGAGAGGTGCCCAGGAGCTCATCAGGGCATCTCTTCACGCTGCCCGGTGCGACCCCCGGAGGGGACCCCAATTCCAACAACTCCAACAACAAGCTGCTGGCCCAGGAGACCTGGGCCCAGGGCACAGCCATGGTCAGCGTCAGAGAGCCCCTCCTCTTCCGCGTGGATGCCAGAGGCAGTGTGGACTGGGCTGCTTCTGACGTGGGCAGCCTGGAGCTGGAGGACACCGGCGTCACCCTGGAGGAGGAGTGCACCATGGAGGAGGcgggagaggaagagggggaagATGGAGATGCCTTTGTGATGGAGGAGTCCCAGGACACACACAGCCTTGGGGATCGTGACCCCAAGATCCTCACGCACAATGGCCGCGTGCTGACACTGGCTGACCTGGAAGATTACGTGCCTGGGGAAGGGGAGACCTTCTGCTGTGGTGGCCCTGGGCCCAGCGCCCCTGATGACCCTCCCTGCGAGGTCTCAGTGATCCAGAGAGAGATCGGGGAGCCCACGGTGGGGCAGCCTGTGCTGCTCAGTGTGGGGCATGCACTGGGTCCCCGAGGCACTCTCGGCCTCTTTAGGCCTGAGCTCCGTGGGGCATCACCACCAGGACCCCAGGTCCGTAGCCTTGAGGGCACCTCCTTCCTCTTGCGGGAAGCCCCGGCTCAGCCTGTGGGTAGTGCTCCCTGGACGCAGTCTTTCTGCACTCGCATCCGGCGTTCTGTGGACAGTGGTCAGTGCAGCTTCACCACAGAACTTTCCACCCAGACCATCAACTTTGGGACAGTAGGGGAGACGGTCACCCTTCACATCTGCCCAGACAAGGATGGGGATGAGGGGGCACAGCCCTGA